TGCTCCCCCCTTGCAAATGGACAACCAAATGTTTTCAGGGAGTTTGCTGCGTGATGTTTTTGTTGAACaaaatctttctgctttgaATAAGCACATCTTTCCGTGTTTTTTGGGTACTGTGGTGACTTCTTCCGTAGCCTTTTCTTCTTGCATGTGAATGGTACGTGTTTGGGGAAACTTGTAACCGTTGTTGATCGCATATCATCTTCTTAAGGTTTGGGTTTTACTTTTCATGCTAcatgtattaaaagaaaaagacttgagaattaaaaatatatcaacCCTATGCATCTCAGATGTCATGTCTCTACCAGAGCTAAATGAGCCACCTGTGTTGCGGGCTTTCAACCGGCCCTCATTCACATTTAAGTTATTTCAGTGCTATTGCTCTTAATTTTGGTCGCAGATCCTCTATTGTTCTGATGCAAGtgtaatttttcctttctgtattttaacaaTTCTTTTACCGcttctcccccttttctttccctttccccttttcctttttcctctgtttttcttgtctttaaaCTCCAGCCGGCCGGGTAAGGCCAGTCCCTCCCGCCCCGAGAGCCCAAAACCACCATTTGACATGTAGGCTGCTCCCTCTGAGACTCTTTGCCTGCCTCTTAGCTGTTCTGTCCCGGAATGGTCTCACTCGAATGTCACACatggcttgttttgtttgtactttgtgacacacacgtatCGGATGTGACTGTAGTGAAactgtttggttgttttttctttcttcccggCTGCTTAAATGAGTATATTGTAGTAATGAGAAACATATCGTTACTGTTATAaatatctataaatatatatatatataagatgaaaaaaaaatctatatgtCCAGGTGTTTAAAGCCATTTGTGCTTCCATGTGGATTTTAGGAAATACTTAAgtagggaaaaaatatatatatacatatatatacacacacacatccaaaAAATTAACCAAATCCTGATGCTGAGTTCTTGAGCTGGTTGTTAAATTCTCTGCGGTGTGCAGTTGGGTTGTTGTATTACCCCGGCCCTGTGGGTGAACTGTCTCAGTGCTGGTAGTAGCTGTGATGCAGTTTGTGATCTACCTGTCACTCTTGTTTATTGGATGAAATAAACTATCATTTCTGTATAATGAAGGCCTCCATGGCTAGAATAAAACCATCTctttctcttgctctttctcTGGGTGATTTTCAAGCTGTGTTTAATTTATAACCTAATCTTTTCATCCTGTAGGGCTTAAAAAGCTGTTCATGCAAGCAGGTGCTGTCCCTGGTAGGGAAGGTGGAGCAGATGTGCatgggcagctgcagcagaaccAAACAGCTTGTGGGATGTGCAAGTTTAACTCCCTCCATTGCAAGGAAAATGCACGGAGGCACTTCAGTGACAACACAGCGAAGGTGGGAGTTTTGCACACAGAATTGCTTGGTTCTTAACAGGTATTTTTGCCCAGGTGTTGGTGGAACACACGAGCAGTGGCTGAATTGTGGTTTCTCTGTCAAGCAGTGGCTGAAGCGCAGTCTAACACGTGGCCAGCTCCTACTTGGAAGTTGCTTTTAGGCTGAAGTGGGATTTCTGCCCCAATATAAACGGGGTAAACCTGTTCCTACTGTTTCTGTGCCAAAACAGTGTGGTGGGTTATGGACCATGGTCACTCCTCACAGTGACAACCACATTTATTTGTAATTCCTGAATTTCACGCTGTTGTCCCAATGATTGCAACTGATTCCTTCAGCCCCTGTGCAGGGAGAGACCAGGAGCACCGGGCTTCCTGACTTAAATCACTGTGATATTGGTGCCTGATTTAGCCCTGAGCGATGTGCCTGTGGTACTTGTGGAATCTTTAATAGGCTGAAAATCACCAGGATCTGATTCATGGTAGATACTGGTGAGGGCTGAGTGAATGGAGCAGATCTCTGGTGCTTCCTTCCCGCGTGTATTCTGGTGATCTCTGTCTTGCCTGTTTCTATGGGTTGTAACTTGTGCAACTGAGGTAACAACCATCGCTTGCCCTACCctgtcctgttttttttctccttgcttggAACTGTTCCTTCTGTCCCTGGTGTTAGATATTCTTTAACAAccctatatatattttttcaagtaGGTTTTAGAGCATTATTTACAGAACTGGAAACCTCTAATCTGCTCCAGTTTGAAGCGATTGTGTGTCAGCTGAACAGCAGCTCCAGTAAAGGTGGGGTTAGGGAAACACTGGGTAAAAACTGATCTGATCCTGGACTCTAGATGTGAAACACCAGCCAAGAGAAATGTCTCAGGCTTGCCAGCAGCCTCTCTACAAGCAAACATTCCTGAAAGCAAAGCGATGCCAGGGcagatgtttttattaaataatttgtcTGTCACTTTTCTGGCCAAATTTCAAGGTGCTCTGTGCAGAAGAAATACATCTAGTCAGTGTCTATCTGAATGAGtttattcagaaagaaaatctgtaacAGTATTAAGTCACCTCTGCAACAGATCACAGACCTTCACTGGTCTTGTCTCCTTCACAGTACTAGAGCAGAACATCCAATAAATATTGTCCATTTATAATAATGCTCTGTATTAAATCATAGCCCTGCCACACTTAATTATGATACAGGTTTATGGTGTAAACCCTGGAAAAGGCTTAGTCTGTCTTCAAGGAATATACAGCATTTTACACTGATACACTATGTACACAAGCCCTGCGTCACTTGTGTTGTGCCAGTACCAGACAAGACGAATGCCATTCAGATGAATGGAGTTCAAAAACCAGCTTCCATCTTCCCTGGTGGGTTCCAGGAGAGCAGGGCTTGTTCTGTGAATGCTTTTTTCAGTTGTATATGGAAACATCAAGATGAACCgtataaaacaaaaccaaaacacacacttcATCTGCTTCGGTACAGAAGAAATGAGTAGTTTCTCTCCTTGTTGTTGACAACCCCCAAACTTGATGTTGTGTTCCTGCCTCTGGTTGCACAGCTGTGATGGTCAGATCCCTTAAACCTCCCTTGTGGTTCTCCTGAAAGCTCCATTGCTGACACCAACCACTGTAAGAACAGGCACTTCTTGCCTGAAATGCAAGTTTTGGCGCAGGATTTCCACATGCAGGTCACTGCACCACCTGTACACCCAAGGGATTTGCTACTTCACGGAAATTTAAGTGATGGAGAACTAGAACCCCCGGAGTCCAgaaattcaaaacaaagcatGTTTATTAAGTGGTTTCCTTTTACTTATTTctcccatttttttaaaataaataaaaccttcaGACACATACAAGTGAAACACATCCTTCAAAGTGCAGTTACAGTTCCATCCCACTCCCAAGAATCACATAAAGCTTTGTCAAGTAACCAAAAAGCCTCCAAAGGCCACCctcagtcccttccccagcaaCAAGAATAAACGGGGCTGTAGTGCTGCCCAGCTCAGCTGTTCACAACCAACAAGGCTGGTTTTGGATAAGGTAGCAAGAGTCAGGCTGCAGAACAAAGTGGGAAGTTTAAAGATACGTAGTATGAAATAAACCAAACCTGTTTAGAGTCCAAAGAGTCCGTTACCAGAATAAGTTAGTTACTTTGGGAGCCCTGGAAGGGAGCAGGCTGATGAGAGTCATAGCGATGGATCAGAACCACTGCTGGCAGCAAATCTGGGACAAGGGATTAAAGTCATTTTGCACAAAGTCATGAAATCACCTGGCCCAGGTGaagtgccagcagcagctgcctccccGGGTTAGTTCGAGTCTGCCTGCACTCCAAGCACACCAAGTaccagaagaaagaagagaaagggaggatGAGGTCTGATGCTCAAATTCCATCTGTGCAATCCGTCTTTCCTCatgtctttaaaaatctgttatgACCAAGGGCACTGAGCAGAGGTATGGGCACGTACGAGTCAGTTAAGTCTTTTCAGGCTTATAGAAAATTGCTGTAAATAAGACTTAGTGCCCCTTAAACTACCATGATTTTGACCTCATCGTTCTCATCAGCACGGTAGAAGAAGGGAATGCAGGGGTTTTCCAGCAGGGGGCCCAGCCTCTCCTGAGGGTTCTGCATTTCTCTGAGAAGCTgcattatttgcttttctgtgggGTCCACTTGGCTTGGCTGAGCAGCTTTACCGTCAATAGGGGAGAAACCGGATTGGTGAAGAACAGCAGCCTCTTGTTCTGCTTCATTGGATAAACTCACTTCTCGTAACCCTGCAAGGAACAGAGACAAGGCAGGCAGGTGACTCTTCCCATCCCCGCACAACAGCAAGACCTCCGATTCCTCTGTTGTACAGAACTTGTCCTGGCTGCGCTTACCTTCTCCATCTGTAGCATTCAGTTCAATGCGCCTCTCCACCGCAAGGACACTTTCATTCTGGGTTGCCAACAGTTCTGGGTTTTGAGCAGCTGCTACGTACTTGCTGTACCATTCATTTCTTTCCCTGACCAGACGCATCACTAAATCCTGTAGTTCCAGTAGTTTCACCTGCACCAAAGTAAAGGAAAGCCTATGAGCCACGCACACAAACAGAACATGACAGTTTGCAGTCACAAAATTAGCAAATTCAAAGTAAAGCTAGCAGAAGAACAACACATGAAGGTttgggctgtgccagtgcgCCCCTGGCCTGCCCTGCTTGGAGTACTAGAGAAAAGATTCCTTGCCTTCATCTCTTCCTTGTCCTGAGCCAGTCTGCTGATAtactcctccttctcctggtgCCGCTGTTTGAGGATAGCCCTTTGACTCTGGTACAATGCAATATATTCCCCTGGAATACAAGAGAAGCATCAGGAGTGTTAGCAAGATTGGGCTACACGCCTTACGGTGAGCACAGAACTATGTGGCATGAGGATCCAGCAAATGCAACCCTGGCCTGGAGATGTGGCTAGTTAGGTAGCAGTAGGAGACCTGAACTGCTTGGTAGCTGGAGGGCTCCAGCGCCAAAAGCTGTAGGAGACCTTCTGTTCCCCAAAGAATAATGCACTGAGCAAGCTTTAGCTTGTGCTGGTGTCGCCTGAACGTACCAATGGTGTCCGTCTCCCCAGACAGCTGTATGCAGCGATGTTCTAACTCTTCCAACCGTTCCTTCAGATCAGCCTTCTCACGCATCAGCTCTGTGAAACGGGACTGAACGCAAAAATTGGTATCAATCATCTGAACTGCTCATGTACAGAGACCACCTGTGTTAAACACATCACCCTCCACTGACACTGCTCTGAGCCCGGGGAACAAATCTTGCTGCCTTCACAACTTGTCTCCAATTCACTGCTAACAAGGAACAGAGGAGCAACCTAGAGAAGGTGTAAAAAGTCTTATCTGCATTTTGGGAAGCAGAAGGGCAGATAAACTGCTTTTTAACCTTCTCGTTGCTGGGACAGCGCAGCTCTGGTCATGCTCACCTCCAAGACTGCAGACCACCTGCTTCGTCccagcagggtcaggatattcagtctgtttttcagctatttctttagaaaaacacCCCAGCTCAGTGTCAGACCCTTATACTCAGAGTCTGTGACAGGGGTGGGCGGGGAGTTACTGCTGCAAGATTTACTGTGCCCAGGCACGCAGTGATAAGCTTTTTAGGAAGTACTTACTATTATGGAACATCTGCTACTTATTCCCCTACAATCTGTCTGTTAGTCTGACACTAGGTAAAGTCAGGCAGAGCAGCGGGActgaaaggagaggagattctTTGCTTACCTGTAGTTTCTCCATGGCAGTTTTCAAAGCCTCATGAACCTCCACTGGAACAGTATCCACAGTGGAACCTGGAAGGGACATGTGTCATTTACAGTTGCTCCTTGGGCACGATGCACTCACAGAACCTGTAGCTCTGTTTCAGGGAGACCAGTGCAGCTGGCCAAGGCGTGACCCCAAAGTCACACTGTCCCCAAACTGCACCAAAGTTTTACCTTCACCCAGCATGACATGATGTTGCTGCTCCTGCCTAAGAGCTGCTATTTGCTCCAGGAGGTTTCTGCACTGCAGCTTCTGAGCAGCCAGCTGCTGCCTCATGTCTTCTCGCTCCTTCTCCACTTGGGACATGGCGGATGTCAAGAACGCGACCTAGGAAGAATTCCAGAGTGTGCACATGAGTGCTGCTCCTGAGTGAAGCATGGTCAGTGGTGCATCTTGGGACAAAGTAACCGTTTACCCCATTTTCTATATGTTTGTTTAGAACTAAAACCAAAGGCTTCTCTGCCCATTAAGACTCACCATTTCTTCATGGCTTTCAAACTTCTCTGGGATCACAAATGAAGATTTTTGGATTTCTTCAGTCATTGTTTCACTTTCAACTCCGTCTCCTGTAAAAGGAGGAAGGTGAACAAAGAGGTAATACCCCAGAGAGCCCAGCTCCGTCTCCTCCCTggagctcagctgcagctgctcaccATCCAGTCGGTGCAAAATCCTGCCGTCCAGGTCTGCTGCCAACTGACTGATCTGGGCCTGCAGCTCCTTGTTCTCCTTAGCTACAGCTTCCAGACTTTCCTGcgagagagcagcagcagagcactgaaacCAGCACATGACAGACTGCAAACAATCACTACATCTTCAGGCACTAGCACcacgcacacaaaaaaaaacccagtgctTCTGCTCCAGACAAGCATCATTCACCTGTGTTGCACAGGATGTaatcacaaaatcatagaaCAGCCCAGCTTGGGGCTgttaaagatcatctggtccaacctttcacTTAATTAATACTTCAAGTAGTTAAGcacttttcctcccttctttccacttGTCTCTTTTTACTGTTACCTTGGTCTGCTGCAGCTCTTTCAGGTGCATTTCCACTGTCACCTTCCCCTGGACCTCCTCATGCTGTAGCCGATCCATGAGCTGTGTCTGCAGCAAGAACTGCTTGTGCAGCTCCTCCTTCTCGGCAGCCAGCTGCTGGTACGCCAGCACGTACTGCTGGAGGTGCCCGTAGTACTGGTCCCGCTGCTCCTGCAGACCCCgagcctcctgtgttttcaGTTCCAGCTGACACAACAAGATCGAACCATCACATCAAACCATTTCTGCCAGAAAAGCTGATCTGTGTGACACGATCCAAACTGTCAACTTTGCCCGAAAGCCACCAACTAGGCAGGCAGCCACCATCTGTCCCCACATGCTGGTCCCCCACATCAGACAGCAGACGATGGGGGAAGGCTCCCAGCTCGATCGTTACAATACCAATTTCCATCCTTCCCTCTAAGCTTGGAAAGTCGCCAGCAGTTTGCATCAACTGCTGTGTACCTGCCATGCCACCCCACCGGCTGTTCTTACCGTCTCTTTGAGCTCCCCCAGGTTCTCTTGCAGCTGCCCAAGCTTCTTGGCCAGCTCCTTCTTTACATGTTGCTCCGACTGTAGGGCACTTGTAACCTCCATGTTTTCATTTGTCTGCAAGACAAGTACCACTGTATAAGGAAATTGGCCCAACCAACGTTAATGTATACTCTCAATAAACCATGTTCATTCCCAATACATCAGGGTGCCATCCCTTGTTTTGGCCTGGGGTGTGACTAAAGGCCATAAATTGACCGTTCAGGACAGTAAATAACTTATAAAAACATTCAGAAGAtgggagaagagcaagggaagAGCCAAGGGAATCAGTGCTGGGACAGTGCCAAGAAGAGGCTGGCATGTCACACAGCCTGTCAGCTCCAAAGCAGATGGGGGGCATGAATAACCCAAACAttcaaaaacaagcaaatgagTTCAGAAAGGActaaagaaaaatctgcagCTAGACCATGTGTCAGTTTGCCAGGGCCCCAAACGGAAAGCTGTTACACTGGAAGAACAAGCAAGAGTAAGGACTCGGGTCCAGGACGGATAAcaaggacagcagcaggagagaagACTGCTGAGAACTTCTTCCTCACGGGCAAATACAGCGATCAGAAAACAGGTATCTTCAAGGGTAAGAGGGCAGGAAAAATACTTGGGGAAAGAAACAGGGAatgaggggggaaaagaaaCTGGACAAAGATATTGGTTCATCTGCCAGAGCACCTGAGGGAGTAAGGAATTAACAGGGAACCTCCTGGCGTGGCAATACGAATCACAGATGATGGAGCACCCGTGGCCTCAGAGGACAAGAGACATGCTTCTGCCAGTTTTTTATGTCTCTGCTACAAAAGGATTGCACCAAGAAGTGGGAAAAGAAGCTCGAAAGAGACATACCAGTTTGACAAACCCATTCTGCAGCTCAGCCAGCTGCTCCTTCAGCTCCCGATTTTGGCTCAGTGCCCTACTGATGGTGACCTTGTCACTCTGCATGTCCTCCAGGATCCGCTGTCTGTCCAAGGACTCCTCGTTGTAGCGCTGCACAGCCTTCTCGAGCTCCAGCAgccgctcctcctgctcccgGTTGAGGTGGCTCAGCTGCTCGTTGTCCCGGACCTGGGCCTGGTACTGCCCGTGCAATTGGTCCTTCTCTTGCTGCAGCCGCTGGATCTCTTCCTGCAGACTCAGCTCAGTTTCTGTGGGCCCTGCTGGTGGGGAAGGCTCGATATCCATGGGCTTAACTGCTGGGGAAGCGCAATCAAAAGCAGCTCAGTCAAAGGGCTAAATCACTGTGTAATACACAACACTATCACATACACAAACCACACCCCAACCTATAGGGCTCTGTGACCCAGAAGGTATCACCAGCTACAGTATCCAGCCTCACTGCGGGGTGTCGAGAGGAACGAAGGAGCAGAAGTACCCAAAACCAAGCACAGTGTCCTGCCATGTGCTGCTGACTCCCTCCCAGCCCTAGCGAGAGCACCCCACCTTCCCAAAGTCCGGGGCTGGAGAGCCTGACAGTGCAGTCAGGTGGGTGCTAAAGACACAACCAGTCTGCTGCTCAATTAGCTGCAGCAGCTCATTTGCTGTTTGTTAGGACAACAGGTTTCTTAGGGTCACCAAGCTCTCAGCTGCCTTCACGGCTTCAGAGCATCCAACCTACTTGCACCTCGTGTGCAGAAGTAACCAGCTGGTGCTCTGCAGCGCAAAGCCCCACTTTGGAAGCCCTACCTGATTTGCTCAGCAGCTCTGTAACATTGGCTTCCAGCTCCCGAATTTGGGCCATatgctgctccttctcctgtGCCATGGTGTGGACCTGCAAGGCCACACAAGTGAAAGTTACATAGTTACAGTGAGTTAACTCCTGCCTGTGTTTGTCAAAAGCAGGTGTGATACTGCCCCTGATGTTACCTGCTCAGACAGCAGCTGTACCCGCTGCTGCCAAATGCTCTGCTCCTCCTTCAGTTTCTCTACATACcgatctctctctgcctggagCTGGTGAAGTGACTCCGAGAGCTGTtcaaaacacaataaaacacAACATCATATTGGCCAAATAAATTTGGCTGTGACTGCTTAAGGGACAAAGGTTGAAGAAACCAGTGTTAATGCAAAGCTCAGGCTGCGTTCTTCTGCCACACAAGTCTCATTACAGAAGATTTGGGCCGTATCTCACACAACCTCTTACCTGAGCAATGTGGGTTTCCAGACTCGCCTTCTCCTCCAGTGCCATTTGCATCTGCTGGTTTGCATCCAGACTCCCTGCCTGGCTTGAGAACTGCCAACAAAAAGTCAAAAAGTTATGGCAAAATGCTAATACTCAATTTCTAAGTAGCCTTTCTCCTGATAGTAACCTGCCACATAGTCCATGTTGTAACTTTCTACAGTTTAAAGTGCTCAAACTCATGCTGAAgatgaatgaaacaaaaaaagcttaGATTTTAGTCCTATAAAACCTGCTGATCTGGGCAGCTCCCCCCTAACAATtctatatttactttttttttttttttttttaattaagaaaatgcaCTTTAATCAAATCGTTTGACTCAGAAACTTTGTGCATTTTCAGAGTCTGTATTGTACAGCCAGATCAGATGGTATAAAAACTTGTGACCTTAAAGACTGTCAAACATGTCAGGAATGTAAAGCCAAAGTCTGGAACATGTCAGTGGACTAAGTAGCAAGGCTGGTTCAGTGAGACACAGTGCTCTGGGCTCTATTTAAAGGGTAACTTAAGCCACTGccaggagggaagggggaagaaaaaaactaaaaaagcgcagttttttcccctcacaggTTCACCTGAACGCCAGACTTGCTCTCTGAACTAACAGCTGCCTTCACACGTTCCCTTTCTAACTGGCTGATTCTCTTGATTTTCCCCTGCTGACCTTCCAGTTGCCATTGTCCAATTCATCACCTTCTGCTGGGGTGAGTACAAACACCACCCCTGCTCAACTGGTTTCTCAATGAGACTGCACAAGAACCAAGTAACCAAAATGCTGAACAAACAGGAAGAGTCACCGTATTTTCATACTTTGTGTGTTCAGCCACCCTCTCACCTTCTATAACATGTTTCAGCAGACCAGTGTCACAATGTCTTTAAATGTACTGCTCCAACTCCTTAAAATACAGACTTTCTGTTCCTAGAGGCCTCACTGAAAGCCTTTTACTAAGAGGATGTCTTGATGGGATTTTGCGCCTTCCTTTAAGAGCAAGAGTTACGTTTTGCCCCCACTGTCAGAAGCGAAGTCTTAGATGGATCAGTGTGATCTGCCCTCTCATCCCAGCAGTATTATGGTTACCTGCTGAATCATCAGTTCTGCCATTTCCAGTTTCTTATGCAAATCCTCCATATCCAACTTCATAGCCGAATTCTGGGAAACTAGGGAATGGACCTTCTCTGACAGCTCCGagttctgctgctttatttCCTCGCTACTTTtgctaaaacaagcaaacaaaaaattcaaGTGGCATCACTATACGTACTATGGGTCTGCTGATGCCCACGTCATAAATTTACAATGTAGTGCATCATAGCAgctagaatcacagaaacatcaCATCTAGtgacttttgttttaattcaataTCCAACCTCCCAAGTCACCACCTGTGGTCTGTGTCCCTTGTTATGTTTTGTGGCTCTGCTGAGCACTGTTACTCTGCAGTAATACGCAGAATGGACTTACGTTCGTTTGTACAGTTCCAGTTTCAGGTTGTCTCGCTCCTTCACTAACTCTTTATTATGCTGGGGAGAAAGGAAATTATTGATTAATCTACAGACTTCAGCCAAACAAGTAAGATGttcaaaaaatacttcatttcacCTCTAGCAGATCAACTAAAGTGGAAAAGGCCATAACTTCGGCAAAATCCTCAGGACAGGTTTGCTTAGAACCTCCTGAATTTGCCAGGAATAAGTCTGCTCAGTCTTTTCAAATGTGATGCTACTAACTGAACGTGAGGTTATTTCTGCAAACTTCTGGATGAATATCAAGACTGAAGTGTCTGTTTGATGGAGAACTGCCTGGGACAAGGTCTCACTGAGGCTTCTGTCATGTGGAGCTGGCAAGACTAATGATGGAGGTGCCAGATCTGAAGGCAGCAACTGGACCATATAATTAGTGGTCACAGAAACCTGAATGAAGTTTGCCTTGATCATGGAGAATACAGGGCTTTACAAGGTTAATTAACAATTAACGAGGTTAATTTCTGCCTCTTCTCTAAGCAGGGACTGCAGACGTTGTAGTAGTGTAGTGACAGGCAAATAGCcaaaagcagagctgctggttAAGCATAAACAGAGGTGACTCTTACCTTCTCTGACTGCTTTTGCTGCATAGAGATGGAGGACAAAGTACGTTCTAGCTCCGACACCCTCTGGCGAGATGAATGCAGACGAGCAGCAAGGCTTTCAGCTTCTCCTGAACAAGTCAGAGCAGAATCAGTTGACGCCAGACCACAAATTACTTTTTGGAACTGGCTGAACAGAACTTTCGACTTCGTCAACAAGCTCTTAAGGCAGCACAGAGCTTTCTAAGTGAGACCTGGTTCCACTCCTGGCTCTACAGGTGAAtcaccagcagctctgagcagtAAAGCTCTCTGTAACTACTGTCCTCACTTTTAGAGGGAGATGATGAAACTTCCTTTGCAGAAGAACAGACAATGTGTTGtctggttggttttttttcctaatcgaGTCAATTGCTCAAACTTAATTCAGAACAAAAGGCTCAAGTAAAACCTACCTAAGCATGACAGCTGTGTgggagggagggcagagaaaagggaacaaagttttaaaagcATCAGAAGCAAGTCAGAAAGGAACTGTCTGGGGTAGACACCAGGCCCAAATGGGGCTGACAAGGCTTTAGTGATGCACAAAGAACCTCAACGGCCATGGGATCATCATGCTCCCATTTGGGGGCAGCGATGATGACAGAAGCAGTGACAGTGCCAAGTGTTGCTCAGCAGGGAGTCGGTGAGTGTTGTGAGCTGGCTGCCAGCAACCGTCACACCCGTGACTTCAAACCCACAGTTTAACCAGCAGCTTGAGCCGGAGCGCTCACAGTCCATTACCTGATTTCTGCCGCGCGGCTTGTTGAGTATGTCCAAGGGCTGTCTGCAACTCCGACTTCTCAGAGACTAGAATTCCAATAGTCTGAATATGAACctttgggaaaggaaaatcAGCTCAGCACAAAACTTCTTTGCTTGTAAATGCAACATCACTGATGCCACAAAGAGGATAATGCAGTAAAGGGAAAGAGCTCTTGCAGTTCAGTGCAGTCTGGCTGACTGACTCTCCCAGTCTTCTGAAGGAATGGACTCATGTGGCTTCCAGAATGAAGACTGTGAGTGGTCAGTAATCCAGAGAACAGCAGAAGCCAGGTGGCATTACTGTAACACAGCCTCTGCCTTACCTGTAGCTGTTCCCTCAGTGCTGCTTGCTCTTTAGAAAATTTCTGTTCAAActccttcttttcctgtatAAACAAATGACGCCTATTCAGCACAAAAATGTTAATAGTTAACCCTTGTTGGCTTACATCAGACTAAAAAAACAGTGATTCA
This region of Columba livia isolate bColLiv1 breed racing homer chromosome 19, bColLiv1.pat.W.v2, whole genome shotgun sequence genomic DNA includes:
- the GOLGA2 gene encoding golgin subfamily A member 2 isoform X7, translating into MADGSRQSRLAAAKKKLKEYQQKNNLGATAETKKKRKTKEGGRPDTPTSDDRQSPENAYFDSDVAPRNAEQLATDVPVLSNSNTLPSCGSVLPAPGSMQLTQAREDEDDHKNALDETRSFSSTESLRQLSEQLNGLVSQSTSYVNGESAVSSTNIKEMETRYQELAVALDSSNLTNKQLVTKIEELKQQNQEVVNQLEKEKKEFEQKFSKEQAALREQLQVHIQTIGILVSEKSELQTALGHTQQAARQKSGEAESLAARLHSSRQRVSELERTLSSISMQQKQSEKHNKELVKERDNLKLELYKRTKSSEEIKQQNSELSEKVHSLVSQNSAMKLDMEDLHKKLEMAELMIQQFSSQAGSLDANQQMQMALEEKASLETHIAQLSESLHQLQAERDRYVEKLKEEQSIWQQRVQLLSEQVHTMAQEKEQHMAQIRELEANVTELLSKSVKPMDIEPSPPAGPTETELSLQEEIQRLQQEKDQLHGQYQAQVRDNEQLSHLNREQEERLLELEKAVQRYNEESLDRQRILEDMQSDKVTISRALSQNRELKEQLAELQNGFVKLTNENMEVTSALQSEQHVKKELAKKLGQLQENLGELKETLELKTQEARGLQEQRDQYYGHLQQYVLAYQQLAAEKEELHKQFLLQTQLMDRLQHEEVQGKVTVEMHLKELQQTKESLEAVAKENKELQAQISQLAADLDGRILHRLDGDGVESETMTEEIQKSSFVIPEKFESHEEMVAFLTSAMSQVEKEREDMRQQLAAQKLQCRNLLEQIAALRQEQQHHVMLGEGSTVDTVPVEVHEALKTAMEKLQSRFTELMREKADLKERLEELEHRCIQLSGETDTIGEYIALYQSQRAILKQRHQEKEEYISRLAQDKEEMKVKLLELQDLVMRLVRERNEWYSKYVAAAQNPELLATQNESVLAVERRIELNATDGEGLREVSLSNEAEQEAAVLHQSGFSPIDGKAAQPSQVDPTEKQIMQLLREMQNPQERLGPLLENPCIPFFYRADENDEVKIMVV
- the GOLGA2 gene encoding golgin subfamily A member 2 isoform X13, with product MADGSRQSRLAAAKKKLKEYQQKNNLGATAETKKKRKTKEGGRPDTPTSDDRQSPENIQNILKVLVSDLNRSNGVAIPPLDKRKAYFDSDVAPRNAEQLATDVPVLSNSNTLPSCGSVLPAPGSMQLTQAREDEDDHKNALDETRSFSSTESLRQLSEQLNGLVSQSTSYVNGESAVSSTNIKEMEKQQNQEVVNQLEKVHIQTIGILVSEKSELQTALGHTQQAARQKSGEAESLAARLHSSRQRVSELERTLSSISMQQKQSEKHNKELVKERDNLKLELYKRTKSSEEIKQQNSELSEKVHSLVSQNSAMKLDMEDLHKKLEMAELMIQQFSSQAGSLDANQQMQMALEEKASLETHIAQLSESLHQLQAERDRYVEKLKEEQSIWQQRVQLLSEQVHTMAQEKEQHMAQIRELEANVTELLSKSAVKPMDIEPSPPAGPTETELSLQEEIQRLQQEKDQLHGQYQAQVRDNEQLSHLNREQEERLLELEKAVQRYNEESLDRQRILEDMQSDKVTISRALSQNRELKEQLAELQNGFVKLTNENMEVTSALQSEQHVKKELAKKLGQLQENLGELKETLELKTQEARGLQEQRDQYYGHLQQYVLAYQQLAAEKEELHKQFLLQTQLMDRLQHEEVQGKVTVEMHLKELQQTKESLEAVAKENKELQAQISQLAADLDGRILHRLDGDGVESETMTEEIQKSSFVIPEKFESHEEMVAFLTSAMSQVEKEREDMRQQLAAQKLQCRNLLEQIAALRQEQQHHVMLGEGSTVDTVPVEVHEALKTAMEKLQSRFTELMREKADLKERLEELEHRCIQLSGETDTIGEYIALYQSQRAILKQRHQEKEEYISRLAQDKEEMKVKLLELQDLVMRLVRERNEWYSKYVAAAQNPELLATQNESVLAVERRIELNATDGEGLREVSLSNEAEQEAAVLHQSGFSPIDGKAAQPSQVDPTEKQIMQLLREMQNPQERLGPLLENPCIPFFYRADENDEVKIMVV